tgtttaatatttttaatgtttttaaatatttacgaTGGCCAAGCAAGTTAAGAAAAGACATCGTCTTGATTTTGTTGTAGATGATTCCTCCCCTATGCATTTCATCTGAATTAAAAATATGTAACGCTCTTATTTTTCGCGACTCTATTGGTTCGTTTTCTCATCAACTCAACGCTTTCATGTTATTTGAGCATCACAGTATGGATTTGCAAATCAAGTTgagatatttttattaaagcaaataacgaaaaaagaaaaaatcgagtTCTAGATTTGGTTTCGTAAGAACATGAATGTCTTCGCGCTCAGTTAAACaactaaaacaaaacgaaagttAAAACACTCGCGAAAATTTGTCCTATCCAAGGGACGAAGAATGTCCAGTCACTCCAAGGGTAGTAAGATGAGATTATGCGCTTGGTCCACTCGTCACATTCGAAGAAGCTATGGCTCCACAGTAACATGAGAAATAAATTCTCGCTGATCCAGTTCTATGATCATGAAAGCGATGAGaagaaatcaacaaatcacaattttttgaattggaAAATGTTAACTCACAATCTTGAACTCGCCAGGTTGCAATCGAGGATGTTTCAGCTTATCAGACGCCTTTTCTAGGGGGTACAAATACGCAAAAACGTGTAGAAATGCCAACCTCAACGAGTCCATGAAATTGtagtttctttttcggtgCCAATTAAACATGTTGACGAAGCGATTCAGGCTAAATGGCCAAACTAAAGATAATGGCCAAATTAAAGAACCGTCTTTACTCCCCAAAAGAGTAAAAGCGATGAGTCGTCCaactattttaaaacaaaacaaaagtttttaattgGCTGAAACAAATACGATCGCCGAGATTTACCTATTAAAGAGAAATGAGCGAAGAATATACGAGTGCTCTTTCTCCAGTCAATGTTTTTGATGCAATCAATGGCATCGTCTGCCTCGAAATTTATACTGCCATTTGATTGGTTCTGCTCATCAGATTTTATAATTCCCTTGAGTAAACAAATTTTCTGATCGTAAGAGACTATTGCCCATGATAAGCTCAAGACGGAGATAAAGAGACAAATGGCCGTTAAACCTATAGAATAAAGTTAATTATTGTGGTGGTTAAAAAATACAACGTTTAGGAAATTATTACCGCCGAATTGAGATCCATTGATCGCCGTAACGTAAAAATGTAGTGAAAGATGGACAGCAGATTCCATGAAGTAATCAAACTGGTGAAGTTGTAATAATTCGGCCTCTTCCCATATCATTGTGACCAAATAATTGCTCTGCTTGTCGTCGTCCGTTTTCTTGGCTTGTTTTGCATTAAGGCCATATTTAATGATATCCCAATACCTGGAAAGGTTTCAAACAAATGCCCATTACATGTTgcaatttaatgaaatttaaattagtTTAGGAAAAATACCTCGGAATAGGACAAAAAGGACCAGCCCACTTCATTGCCCATCTGAAATCAGATTCCTCTTTTGATAAAAGGTCTCTGGGGTCAtacgtctcttttctttcattgcgCAATGAAACACTTCTGAAATACAACAGAACCACAGGGATAATCCAAAATGCCAAGGTGCAACCGAAACACCAATAATAATTTCGGCtgaagaaatgaatcagccAATAAAGTTCGATGACAATGTCCAAGACGTAAAACACTAACGAAATCCAAGTGAAGACTAAAAACAGATTTAAATGttccaaatcaatattttCCGCGCATCTTTGCCCAAATTGCTGAACTACTGACAAAGGCTGATCAGCAGTCAAAGATTTCAGAGTCGTTCTTTTGATGAGTTCCATTTTGTAAATCACactcttttattttagatACGTGTTGATACCTTCCCCTATGGCAGCAGACTGTCTGTTTCTGGCTTTTGATCAAGGTCAATAGTTTTAAGAACGTTGATTTCCGGGAAAACATCTTCCGGAAACAAACGTTTGTTCATTGAGAGTAACGCATTGTTGTACTGTTATTTTTGTACTGAGATAGGAGGACTAATAAGTGTAATAACCTTTGACATTTTTATAGAATTGAGCGTTTTCGCTTACCTTTGAAACTTCAATTCACCTGCGACTTTGATTGTTTTCCtggtgtaattttatcaaGTCACAAGCTAGTTACATAGCGAAATCAGACCGTGAGTCATCGACAGTTATAGATATAagaattttgtaataaatTACAGACAGCAtgaaatctaataataaaataattcctgattcttttttttatttggacatttagtaattaaattatttagaatGGCGATAATTCCGAACATGAAGATGTTCTTCTTGATTATTTACAACAACGGAATCAATCCTTGCAAGAGGTGAATAAGAAGAGTATCAGGAACACGAGAAACGGTGAAAATCAAGGTGAATTCCCTACCAGCACATTTCCTTTCAACTGATTCCCTCAGTTTCTCTTACctttatttttgtcttttattatttcagagTGACATCAGCAAGttgtttgtttatgatttttggGTGTTATGTATGACACAAAAAGTCGTGCGATCGAAATAAGAAAAGCTGCTTCAACTTTAGTTTGGTTGCACGGCTCAGATAAAATGTGGAGAAATTCTAGGATGGGAGGAGCCTGCTGTACTATCGTAGCGTCTGATCCTTCCACGTCAAACTCAAATGAGATCGTTCAGCTGGTTTTTCGTCCAAGGGTAAATGACTGACCGATTAAATGATTTGCCATTCCATATTAGGttatattttaaagaaaaagatacgAATGTTGTTAGATCTTATTTTTGGCGACTACATTTCTTTATCTACAGGTTATAGCAGAGGCGTGATTCGCTTAATCATGTTGAGATTTGTCTTAATTCAGTCAAAGGATAATTAAACAGGAAAAATCGAGTATCTTCGGTTCCTATTAATTTTATATTGCAGAGAAAAGTGTAGGGTGTcataagataattttttttgacagttgaGCGAGTGTTAGTCGAGCgggatttttaaattatgttgaGATTTTATAAGGGCAATCAAAGAACAACTAAGCAGGGAAAAGTAAATCTCTAGATTCTTAGAAAATCAATGCCGTCAATCTTTGTTCAACAAATGTAACGAAACTAAACTTGAAATAATcttcaaaaatgtttgatttcaaGGTTAGGACAGGACGAATGCGTTTCTAGGAATCAGCCTTTCATCGCTTTAAATGAAGGTGTTGGCCACCAGTAAcataagaaacaaattttcgcAGGCCCAGATCTATATGATAATCAAATCCAAAAGATGATTATACCAAATttcgtcattaaaaaaatcaaaaatcgttAACTCACAGTCTGGTACGCCGCGGGTGAGATTCGTGGGTGTTTTTCTTTATCAGACTCATTTTTTGCGGGTAACAAGTAAGTGATGACATGCAGAATTGAAAATCTCAAAGAGTCGGTGAAACTGTAATTTTTCGTTCGGTGCCAAACGAAAATTGGGATCAGGTGGGCAAGGCAGGCCGGCCAAATAATCCATCCGTAAACAGACGCAAACAAACTCAAGGCGAGGATTCGACCAACTGAACTCAACagattttgaacaaattttaATATGCGCTTAAATATACGCTTTAATTTACCCATTAAGGAGATATTAGCGAGGAATAGAATGGCGCTCTTTTTCCAGTTAGTTTTTGTTATGCAATCAATGGTATCATTAGATTCAAAATAAACACTAGGAAAATAGGGGGTTATTATCTTGGTAatgctaaaaattaaaaatgtgcTAATAGAGTAGGCATATATTACCTCCTAAATGGGATCCATCTGTCACCGTAAtgtaaagatttaaaaaaatttgaagggAAGTTTCCATTAAGCAATCAAATTCATGCAGCTGCAGTATCTCCGCATCTTCCCAAATCATTGCGACCAAATAAATGTTTGGCTTGTCgtcattcttttccttcatttgtTTTGCTTTACGAGCATATTTAATTGTATCCCAATACCTGTGGAGGTTTCAAACAAATGAGCGCGACATGTTGacacattaaataaaaatgtaataaaattacCTCGAAATAGCACGGAGACGGAAAGGACAAACCCACTTCATTGCCCACCTGAAATATAGGTGGAAGAATGTATAGCGCTCCCCTGGAAAAAATGAGGGAAATGAGATGGTTCAttagataaataaaaacatttggcGTCATGTCCAATTGCCAGTCATTTACCAATACGTCAATCGGACATTACAAATCCCAGTCCATTTGGAGACGTTTTCTATCTCTCTGTCTGAGGGTGAATAAAAAACAGCGTTTCCTATTGTTACGTATTCTGCGACTTCTGCGTATAATTTTATGATTACaggccgggaaaaaaaaatgagacacTTGATAAATGAGTTGTAATATCTGTATCGGAGCTTTTGTTCTCTCTCGTCATTTCTGTAGCTGTGTCTATagtatttgttgttttgtttgtcgtcTCCCGGTCACGTGTGCTGGGCCGCCCAGCGTGTCACTGGTAAATCGTTCAACTATATAAATCGCTCTGGCCCCATTTTCAACGCTTTTTTTTCAGCATCTCTCTCCCCCTCCGAAAATAATACTCAAACGAACTTATTCGACCAGAGACTACTagtatctattttttttttttgttatctgccttcccccccccccttttgtgTGTTGCGCAACCGAATCTAATCCTCGGTAAGACTCTACCGTGTGTATTTGCTCGTGAGCTTATCGTTCTTGTCAATAGTCTGAAATTCTCCCGTTTGGCAAATTaccattcattcattctttaTAACCAAAGGTTAGACTATATCTGGGAGATAATTAACCTATTATCAAAATGGGGAAATTGTTAATTGAATGTGGGGCGAGGGCGAATTAAGTTTTCGATGAATGATGATGAGCCGCTTAATTGCCGCTGTTGATAACAGCCTCTCCTCCCAGAGCTTCTTGCTAATGACGGCCTGGCCGGGGTCCGATTGATGGTTTAATGAAAGACTAAGATTGGCTACGGGCGAGTAAAGGGACAAAATAACCGTCGAGTCACTCTTGGATCGTTTCATTTGTTGCCACTCCTGATGGAGGAGAAATTTCAGACATATTTTTGGGCTGCTGACGAAAATTGAATGAAGAGCGGCAACAGCAGCGGCAGTGGCGCGTGTCGTCCGCAGGGACACGGCCGAGTCAACATAACGTGACGCGATGACGTGATAAATGAAACCACACTGACCACCTGTGACCCGTGCATTCAAACTTTAGATCCACAACTGGGTTTTTCATCCGATTAGATGATGCGTGACATCATTGGCCCTCCGCGCGCCATCTATACGTCCATATGGCGCCCAATTCAATTGGAAATCATTTCTGTCAAACAGACAGACACAGAGCAGAGTCTGAAAAATAGTCCGATCTAAGTAATATAATGTTCAAACTGTTGAAATAGTTTAGATCGTTTCTATTGTTGGGGGATGCCGCCATAACATATTTCAACACGAAATTGAATGGACGAGAGTCTTCCGTGTTGTTACATCATGGGGTGGAGATACACTGTCTGTATAGATGAGGGTGTTGTGTTCAACACGGGTCATTTGATCGAGCGTTGGGAAAGAGTGcgacaaatttttcaatccCTTCCGACGACACTTTCCGATGGGCCAAGTTCAAGTCGCCAAGCGCGGGAGGacgaaacaatttgaaattgtgACAAATTTGTAATTTACGAGAACCGCCATATGCGTGCGTTTCAAACAGTTTTTCAAACGaccacccctttttttccacctTCTTTGCCGGGCCTCCCTTATTCCACCTCTTTTTATCTACACGTCCCCCTTTTTATGTTGGATCAAAAGCAATATGCCTAAaagcttttttccttctccatccatccatccgttcttatagaaatacatttttttccccgttgCAGCACATATCTCGAGCATGTCATCGAGCAGCGATTCAGATGACGCTTCGGACGATTGGAATGCACAGGCTTtggttgattttgaaattgacagagattttttaataatggtAAAGAGAAAGTTGTTTATTTGCGTTTGCGTTGTGTTTTCCTTTTAggctaattttttcttctttgtgatttgattttgtaGGAAATTCGCAGTCTGAAAGCTCTTATGGCAAAAGCTTCTTTAGATCTAACAACCAAAAAGTTGCAACAGGCAACTATGGTTGACGAGGCGTCTTGTCTTCAGGCACGCATAGAGAAAGATAATTCGAAGAATCACTTGATAAGGGTAAATAAAAAGTTACTGCCCGTGTCTACTTACttttagaataattttttttttgtaggaaaTTAGAAGCttggagaaaaaatatatagagtACTCTGACCGCACgtcaaaattagaaaaaaaactcttaAAGGCCAACACCGTCTTGAAAGACAAAGAAGATTCAAAGAAGATTAAACCGCTTATAAGGCCGTCGACACCTGTGCCGACGACACCGAAGggtaaaaaagaagtttgccCGTTTTGCCATGAGACAAAAAGTGATGTGCAACGGCACATCAATACGATGCACACGCCTCAATAAGGCGTGGAATGTAGAACATGCGACCAGGTGGGATTCCCACCTACATTCCTAACATTCCCAACCAAGCATGACTTAGAAATGCAcaaacaagcaatccaccccaagtaattataattaaaattacatttatatataattttaattaaattttaattttctagttCATACATCTATCCAAGATTGCGACAAGACGTTCAAAACTCTCATTACGTTGGAAAATCCTTTTCCGAAGTTATGTTTGTGTGTCTGTaagtgttgtgtgtagtagCGTGTGAACTGTATACCGTGTAGTGGTAGTGCCCAGGTGTGGGAGCAACTATGCTCACCATGGGAGTCGAACTCGGATACCTAAGGACTCCGAACACCAGATCACAAAGCGACGCCTTATTCGACTCACCCACCTGCCCCCCGAACATTGCCGTTTTATTGCGAACGAAACTCACAAAGTTTccatgattttatttttaaaaaaaaaacttgggcctgaatgtcgtcaaaattgggcctgaaaggcacgtaaaaaaaaatgtgggccTGTAAGACGCAAGCCTGAATGTCGCACATCCAATTTAATtgactgaaaaaaacaaatcctaCATTTGAAAAATCTCCGCCTTTCCTCAACGTTGCCATAGCCTTAATTACTTAATAATTTTTCatgacacacaaaaagaaataaatgattCCTTCATTCCTTTTATAGGGTTCAATCCAATCACGAGTTTTCTTTACAGTGTCTTATATCAAATCAAGTTTTTTCAGAGAAAGGACCCCCAAGAGTCGAATTGAGAACCCGCCCACATCGAGTGTGTAGAGAGGAGTGGCCTTGGGACCCCCCTGTCAACACAAACTTTTTCAGTCTGCACTTGGACGCAGTTAGTTTGACGTCCCCCTCGATTGCCCATCTCAATAACAATAAACAAGTTAATCGGTGGGaccccttgtgtgtgtgtttacccAAACAAATATAATCACTGCTATTGGTAACAAAGAGAAACCACAGCCACCACCTTATTTCCTTCCACCAAATATGGATATCTCAGTCGACGACGCGGCAGTTGTGGTTCTTACTAGTACTGTGATGACGACGCACCAAACTGGAACGCGATTCGGTTGTTTCCGATGATTTCcacacaacttttttttcttggaaacCCCTGTGCATTTTAGAGGGGGTCTTGCGTAATCCTGCCCAGtttcaacaaatttgtttagtttttttcgtgCTGGGAAAATGGCTGACATTAATGGGAGACGAGTCTTGGAATTGGTCAAGAAAACTGGTAACAGTGTGTGTGCAGATTGCAATTGCCAAGGTCAGTTACTGATAACCAGTTTCATCTGTCAAAAACTAACTTTTTAATCAACTCTCTTTTATCACAGTCACAGAGTATGCATCTTACAATATTGGGGTCTTTCTTTGCACGCAGGTTTGCTGCTGGTTGTTGATATTAAAGTTAGTTTATATTTAACCTTTTACTATATTGTTCTAGTGTGCCGGGATTCATCGTGCCTTGGGGACCCACATATCCAAGATAAAGCACCTGAGATTAGACAAATGGGAAGAATCGCAAGTGAAACATTTAGAAGAAGTGGGGAATATTGTTGCCAAAAGAAAGTATGAAGAACGGGTGCCAGTTTTCTACAGAAGACCATCAGAAAATGATCCCCAGTAAGAATATTCATCATTGTTGagttttacaataaaatattaattgtTTGCTCACAGGATTCTCAGAGAGCAATGGATAAGGGCCAAATACGAAAGAGAAGAGTTTATTCACGTTGAGAAGCAACGGTATTCCCGCGGAACTATGGAAGGTTTCTTATTCAAGAGGAGTAAAGTCGACGATTCGTGCAAACAAAGGCGATTCGTCCTGTCGGAGAGAGACAACACTCTTAAATATTACGTCTCCAATGTAAGACGAcgctttcatttcttttcacgttttttttatggttcagaatcaaatttctttattgCTTTAcgtgattgtttttgttgtttttttcttgtagaaAAAGGATCCCAAGGCGGAAATTCGTATTCTCGACATGAACGTGGCATTTGCCCCTGAGAAATTGAAACCTCCAACTTCCCTTCAGATAACCTACATCAATCAGGCACAGtccaaatgaattattttttaaaaatattcttaataattatttgtatttgtaGGGCTCAACTCGACACATTTACGTGTATCATGATGACGCAGAAGTGATTGTCGAATGGTATATGGCTATTCGATCAGCGAAACTCAATTTACTCCAAGTCGCGCATCCTACATTGGCCGAAACGGAGGTGGGTCGTCGTTGATCCTCgaaatgaattgttttttgACACCGTTTTGTTTGATTCTTTCACAGTTGGCACAATGTTTGACTCAGGATTTTCTGAAGGAAGGATTTTTATGTAAAACTGGGCCTAAACCTTCGGATGGATTCAAAAGACGTTGGTTCACTTTAGATGGAAGAAAACTCATGTACCACGATCAGAAATTGGTACGTAAACGTcattatcaaataaaataaacgacATTGAATAGAATCGATTTGACAGGACCCTTATCCCAAGGGAGAAATCTTTATCGGTCACATTAGTGACGGTTACAGTGTCCACACGGGCCAGCCACTCGGTTGGAAACTCAAAGACGTGGGTTTCATTTTTCACGTGAAAACGCCGTCGCGCGCCTTCATCTTCTCGGCCGAGAGGTCCGACGACCGTGACGAATGGATGGCGGCCATACAGACGGTCATCAATCGACTAATGTCACCTCAAGATTCTTTTTGTAGGTCAATTTTGTTGGCGAAAGCATCTAAAAAACGCAACTCGTTCCTATTTTCTTAAAacctttcttatttcttcctcCCCTGCtatttctctcctctttattttttcaccaAAAATAATTGACCCCGAAACCCAGTAGTGCATGGTGTCTGGTTCCAGTTCAAAAATAGCTTTTAAGTGCATGTGgtttcttgattttattttctcgtgGGGAGACCTggcaataaattttctttggtACCCTGCATGAACTAACACAACCCCTGGTGAACCCGGTAgactatttatttaattttagatGGAACATTTCTATGTcagtttaattattttatcttCTCTATTCGATGACAGTGAGAGGAATATTGGTAAAGAAGCGAGGTGGGGGATCGGTCGTATCCTTCTTTTCTACTCGCTAAGGAAGATGGCAGCAGCTCGCAAATTTTAAAGATGCACGTAAaatcattaaacaaaaaattaaactccATTCACAGTAATGGTGAGATATACTGTATTGGACAAGGTGATCTTTCATGTATCGTACAAATGCTTCGTCGTCAGAAGTGGCAGCCAAGGTAACTTCATTGAAAACTTCACTGCGACTGATTTCGCGGAAACCCAACTTCTGGAACATTTGAATACTCGCAATATTATCCAGTCCGATTTTGGCTTGGAACTGTTTCACTCCCAATTGCTCTATACCtgtgtttttttaatgaccgtttttttaatgatgcTGTTTGTTCTCTGTGTAACTTTCCTCACCATATTTGAGCATTAGTAATGTTgattcttttcctcttccatTTTTACGATAACCAGTCTCTGCAATCATGATCTCAATTTCTGCCAAGGTGGCATCAGTTTCATCAGTCATGAAGACATTGGTGTCACCGATCATAGACTCTGTTCAAGGATGACAATTAGTAAGTAGATTGAATAGTTGATAATGAATATTTTGATTTACCAACTTCGTTATTTGTCTCTTCGTATTTGGCTTTATCCAAAATAATGAAAGTGCACTCTGTAAAGGAAATATGGTCATATTGATATTTGTTGTCAAAACTATTTGGATATTTTGTAACACTAAACTGTCTTCATCAGCTGCCCATGTCTTTTGCatttcatattcttgttccaAGGAGAGCGGTTCGGACGCAGTCAATGTCTGAAGTTCCTCTGATGACATCCATTCGTGATACCTGGACGCTAATCAAATTATCTCATTTATTtcaaacaacaatttaaagGGCGTAGCATACTTAAGAACGTGAATTTCTCGATAAGGAACGAGGACTACGAGAGAACCTGTAATTTTCGATTGACAGttgattttcatatttttgtctCGTCGAATGTCAAAATGAAGTACTACTTTTCACCGCATTGGCTCTGGGTGTCGGACGTACTCATTTCGGAAATTTGTGCTTGTGGAAACATCAAACATGTCAAGCGATCGGCCATCTAAATACTGAACAGGCCAACACGTGTGTCTTAGACATGGTCTTAGAGTTTCGATACCAAAAAATTTGACCAAGACGTGTTATAATCACGGTGTTTATCGTGGTTTTGTAgtgtttcagattttttttttgttaggaAAGAAACTGGAGGTTTAAAGAAAGCTAACCTCCATTGGAAAATGGCGACATTTAAACCCCATTACACTTTGTGTCCACTTTTGGGTGCTCAAAATTTGGTTGGGGTTAGTGCTGACAAAGAAGAAAGTATGATTCTTGTTACTCTTGGGCCTAATATTATTGTTAAACAAAAGGTATGATTTATTATTCAgaagacaatttttgttttttgacccTGTCATTTGTTAATTGCAGCTGTCAGATCAGAAGCCCCTAAAAAGTTGGAGCACTAGACAATCAAACCAGATTACATCGAAAAGTGTCTATAACGGCATCAATGACAAATATGTATGTGTATTGAATAGGAAACACATTTGCATgtggaatgaagaagaatcaaACCTCGAAGATGTCAAGAAGCATACGGTAAGTTTTCTATATTTGTGGTTAATGGGCAAGCAAtaattcttttgtattttaaagTTTACAACAAATATTCACACTATCCACTCTTCCCCTGGGAAATCATCCATCATTGTCTACGATAATGGTTACAGTGAAAGTTTGGAAGTTGGCTTAACCAAACGGAAGGATGTCAAGCCCAACTTACTAGAACAGGGTGAAACTGTTTCCAAATCCTACCTTGAAAGAGTTAAAGATCAAACAGTTCTGATACTGTTTACATCTAAAAACAAGGTATATCTTCATCAATTTCTAAGAAGCTTAATGTTATTTATATTCTGGATATAATCTAGGTCTATTATGTCCGTCTGACCGGTGATGGCTCACCAGATGGGAATCTGAATTTCTCTCTGACCAAAGGTGCCAACTGCAAAAATGTAGGAATGGCTGTGGTTAATGATAATGCCAACATTGTCACCATTCTTGTACTATGTATGTTTCTTGTATATGGTAAAAGAACAtgtgattaaattaaatttcattgtTTTACAACAGGGTCTGATGGAGAATTGGTCCAATATTCTGAGCAGGGAGCCATCATGTTAACTTCTAACCTAAGTGGGATTTGTCTTACAAGTCCTGTAGCAATGGTCATGTTGGATTCCACTCATATCGCCATTTACGGTGCGGATGTGAGTGAAGAAGGAGCCGTGTTATTGCTGTTTGATTTGAAGTTTGGCATGAGTGTGTCcaatagaaaattaaaatttttctgtgaTCCACCTCACCTGTATTGCCTACCATCAAACAATGTCCTGCTTCTCTGCATTGTTCAGAACTTGGTAAGTTTATCGCTCATATTCTCCTGAAAtagttaaaaatgtttttttgaattcaaggTTGTGGTCCCCTATGTCCTTCAACCTTCTTTGCTTTGGAATTTGATTGATAGCAAACAAGTCAGAGGTAATCACATCGTGATCTCGAACGAAGACAAGTGTTATTAATTAGAGAATTAAtgattttgattgattaattttgCACAGATTCTAGTGCAAAGCCTGAAGTTGTTGCATGGGGCGGATCGTCAGAGAAGCCATCCATCCCGAATCCATTAATATTCCGTCAAATTGAAACAAGCAAATTGTCCAACTCGCTGTGGGAATCGAACGCTTGCAGTGGTCGTATTTTTGACGAATTACTTCCATCCTTGAAAGAAGACAAGGACATTGACGGCATTTGCCTTCTCTTGTCATCTGTCAAAGACTTGCCGGAGAAATGGCAAGCtgatcttttaaatttttctctggAGGAAACTATTAGCGAAGGAGACAGCCGATCCAAAATGCTGGagattcttctttccatttcgtATTCAGATGTCGTTCTTCTGAATCACATAAGAAGGAAGTTGACTACCAAATCAACCATTAAACTATTGGAATATTTGGCCCAGCTTCTAGAGGACTGCAAATTTACTGGAGATTCTAGGACTAGTAAACCAGATTTTAGTCAGCTTGTTGATTGGATTTCACTCATTTTAGACGCTCATCATCACGAGCTTCTGATAGCCGGAACTGATAATCAGGTTAAACAGTTGATTAAAAAACTCGGACAACTTGTTGGCGAAAgtgtaagttttaaaaaatgtgtttgttttatttcaatgttTTAACTTATTTGGATTTTTGCAGTACGAATTCCTGGATTCTTTGGGGCAATCAGAGCCCTTAATTACGTTGCTCGAACAGAAGCGAAGTCCTCCAGAGAACCGACGCAAAGATTGGTATGCCATTGAAGTTGTGAGACTATTATAGTGAACATTTTCACCTGATCAATGTTCAATACATAGCTCTTCATTTCAGTTGATGTTTTTGAAGTTGATTTATCATGTTCTATGAAAGCTTATTGTCTGTTTCTCTCAATTTGGTTTTGCAGAAATGTGAATAACTGagataaaattttattgattggcGTTTACGGTTATGATTTCCCCGTAGTAATTATGgatacggttttttttttatatgggaAGGAAGTTGCTGATTGTTTCCAGAAGTTT
This sequence is a window from Daphnia pulicaria isolate SC F1-1A chromosome 7, SC_F0-13Bv2, whole genome shotgun sequence. Protein-coding genes within it:
- the LOC124349749 gene encoding uncharacterized protein LOC124349749 gives rise to the protein MELIKRTTLKSLTADQPLSVVQQFGQRCAENIDLEHLNLFLVFTWISLVFYVLDIVIELYWLIHFFSRNYYWCFGCTLAFWIIPVVLLYFRSVSLRNERKETYDPRDLLSKEESDFRWAMKWAGPFCPIPRYWDIIKYGLNAKQAKKTDDDKQSNYLVTMIWEEAELLQLHQFDYFMESAVHLSLHFYVTAINGSQFGGLTAICLFISVLSLSWAIVSYDQKICLLKGIIKSDEQNQSNGSINFEADDAIDCIKNIDWRKSTRIFFAHFSLIVGRLIAFTLLGSKDGSLIWPLSLVWPFSLNRFVNMFNWHRKRNYNFMDSLRLAFLHVFAYLYPLEKASDKLKHPRLQPGEFKINWISENLFLMLLWSHSFFECDEWTKRIISSYYPWSDWTFFVPWIGQIFASVLTFVLF
- the LOC124349782 gene encoding arf-GAP with dual PH domain-containing protein 1-like, producing MADINGRRVLELVKKTGNSVCADCNCQVTEYASYNIGVFLCTQCAGIHRALGTHISKIKHLRLDKWEESQVKHLEEVGNIVAKRKYEERVPVFYRRPSENDPQILREQWIRAKYEREEFIHVEKQRYSRGTMEGFLFKRSKVDDSCKQRRFVLSERDNTLKYYVSNKKDPKAEIRILDMNVAFAPEKLKPPTSLQITYINQGSTRHIYVYHDDAEVIVEWYMAIRSAKLNLLQVAHPTLAETELAQCLTQDFLKEGFLCKTGPKPSDGFKRRWFTLDGRKLMYHDQKLDPYPKGEIFIGHISDGYSVHTGQPLGWKLKDVGFIFHVKTPSRAFIFSAERSDDRDEWMAAIQTVINRLMSPQDSFLRGILVKKRGGGSVVSFFSTR
- the LOC124349981 gene encoding N-acetyltransferase 9-like protein, with protein sequence MKINCQSKITGSLVVLVPYREIHVLKYHEWMSSEELQTLTASEPLSLEQEYEMQKTWAADEDKCTFIILDKAKYEETNNEVESMIGDTNVFMTDETDATLAEIEIMIAETGYRKNGRGKESTLLMLKYGIEQLGVKQFQAKIGLDNIASIQMFQKLGFREISRSEVFNEVTLAATSDDEAFVRYMKDHLVQYSISHHYCEWSLIFCLMILRASLKFASCCHLP
- the LOC124349580 gene encoding nucleolar protein 11-like produces the protein MATFKPHYTLCPLLGAQNLVGVSADKEESMILVTLGPNIIVKQKLSDQKPLKSWSTRQSNQITSKSVYNGINDKYVCVLNRKHICMWNEEESNLEDVKKHTFTTNIHTIHSSPGKSSIIVYDNGYSESLEVGLTKRKDVKPNLLEQGETVSKSYLERVKDQTVLILFTSKNKVYYVRLTGDGSPDGNLNFSLTKGANCKNVGMAVVNDNANIVTILVLWSDGELVQYSEQGAIMLTSNLSGICLTSPVAMVMLDSTHIAIYGADVSEEGAVLLLFDLKFGMSVSNRKLKFFCDPPHLYCLPSNNVLLLCIVQNLVVVPYVLQPSLLWNLIDSKQVRDSSAKPEVVAWGGSSEKPSIPNPLIFRQIETSKLSNSLWESNACSGRIFDELLPSLKEDKDIDGICLLLSSVKDLPEKWQADLLNFSLEETISEGDSRSKMLEILLSISYSDVVLLNHIRRKLTTKSTIKLLEYLAQLLEDCKFTGDSRTSKPDFSQLVDWISLILDAHHHELLIAGTDNQVKQLIKKLGQLVGESYEFLDSLGQSEPLITLLEQKRSPPENRRKDWYAIEVVRLL